Proteins from one Rosa chinensis cultivar Old Blush chromosome 7, RchiOBHm-V2, whole genome shotgun sequence genomic window:
- the LOC112180823 gene encoding uncharacterized protein LOC112180823 yields the protein MSRRYARLCVGRGAFCFPVHSRTPGSKSKQKPASRSIRRRSSSSSIKTGHLKTDQFLSNSSDDFGEEIRVKNGDEIGNKIMVVVDSSLEAKGALEWALSHTVQIQDTIVLLHVAQPCKQDSNAKKLNLRAFELLHSMKKDCQRRRPGVEVEVALLEGNEGGAIIVEEAKKQKVSLLVLGQKRERSMWWKLINKCWTTRRRRRTSRSGEVVEYCIQNAGCMTIAVRRKSRRLGGYLITTKLHKNFWLLA from the exons ATGAGTAGGAGATATGCAAGATTGTGTGTTGGCCGTGGCGCGTTTTGTTTTCCGGTCCATTCCCGGACTCCgggatcaaaatcgaaacagaAACCCGCCTCTAGAAGCATTAGACgtcgttcctcctcctcttccatcAAAACTGGCCATTTGAAAACAGATCAGTTTCTGAGTAATAGCAGTGACGACTTTGGTGAAGAAATCAGAGTAAAAAATGGGGATGAGATTGGGAACAAGATAATGGTTGTTGTGGATTCGAGCCTCGAAGCCAAAGGAGCTCTTGAATGGGCACTGTCCCACACTGTTCAAATCCAAGACACCATTGTGCTTCTTCATGTAGCTCAGCCCTGCAAACAAG ACTCAAATGCGAAGAAGCTTAATTTAAGAGCTTTTGAGCTTCTTCACTCTATGAAAAAAGACTGTCAGAGGAGAAGGCCTGGG GTGGAAGTTGAGGTAGCATTGCTTGAAGGGAACGAAGGAGGTGCAATAATTGTGgaagaagcaaagaaacaaaaggtaTCTCTACTTGTTCTTGGCCAAAAAAGAGAGAGGTCAATGTGGTGGAAGCTAATCAACAAGTGCTGGACGACTAGGCGAAGGAGAAGAACATCCAGAAGCGGTGAGGTTGTGGAATACTGCATACAAAATGCTGGATGCATGACGATTGCGGTGAGGAGAAAGAGCAGAAGACTTGGAGGCTACTTGATCACCACCAAGCTTCACAAGAATTTCTGGCTTCTAGCTTAA
- the LOC112180822 gene encoding ADP,ATP carrier protein ER-ANT1 translates to MGKQSDKFSADFVMGGMAALVAKSAAAPIERVKLLLQNQGEMMKRGQLKKPYKGVGDGFKRVFREEGVLAFWRGNQANVIRYFPTQAFNFAFKGYFKSIFGRSKEKDGYIKWFAGNVASGSAAGATTSLFLYHLDYARTRLGTDARHGGVNGRQQFRGLLDVYCKTLSSDGLVGLYRGFGVSIIGITLYRGMYFGIYDTLKPIVLVGPLEGNFLASFFLGWSVTTVSGICAYPFDTLRRRMMLTSGHATKYRNGLHAFREIVYLEGFKALFRGVTANMLVGVAGAGVLAGYDQLQRLAYKHGYSVEPNQRVAK, encoded by the exons ATGGGGAAACAATCCGACAAGTTTTCTGCGGATTTTGTAATGGGAGGAATGGCTGCATTGGTAGCAAAGAGCGCCGCTGCACCTATTGAAAGAGTAAAGCTTTTGTTGCAGAATCAAGGGGAGATGATGAAGAGAGGACAGCTTAAGAAACCTTATAAGGGTGTTGGTGATGGATTTAAAAGGGTTTTCAGAGAGGAAGGCGTGTTGGCCTTTTGGAGAGGCAACCAGGCCAATGTTATTCGATATTTTCCTACTCAG GCTTTCAACTTTGCATTTAAAGGTTACTTCAAAAGCATTTTTGGTCGCTCAAAAGAGAAAGATGGATACATAAAGTGGTTTGCTGGAAATGTGGCTTCAGGAAGCGCTGCTGGAGCAACAACTTCATTATTTCTATATCATCTGGATTATGCACGTACACGGCTAGGCACTGATGCAAGGCATGGTGGAGTTAATGGACGACAACAATTCAGAGGGCTTCTAGATGTTTACTGTAAAACCTTGTCAAGTGATGGATTAGTGGGTCTCTATCGAGGTTTTGGGGTTTCCATTATTGGAATTACGCTGTACCGAGGCATGTACTTTGGGATTTATGACACCTTGAAGCCTATTGTTTTGGTTGGACCTTTAGAG GGAAATTTTTTGgctagtttctttcttggttGGAGTGTCACAACAGTCTCAGGGATCTGTGCCTATCCATTTGATACTCTTCGGAGGAGAATGATGTTAACCTCAGGACACGCCACAAAGTATCGCAATGGCTTACATGCATTTCGGGAGATTGTTTACCTTGAGGGTTTCAAAGCACTGTTTCGAGGAGTTACTGCAAATATGCTTGTAGGAGTTGCTGGGGCCGGTGTACTTGCAGGATATGATCAGCTGCAACGACTTGCATATAAACATGGTTATTCTGTTGAGCCAAATCAAAGAGTTGCGAAGTGA
- the LOC112179424 gene encoding uncharacterized protein LOC112179424 — protein sequence MCSNYARMCFGVSSPSSPRSKPKGRSKRHDSCAVNTSLAVEEHSTTDLLNRYSSFSKGELSATEASLNHMVEESSEDSKSEESIGNKIMVVVDSSLEAKGALEWALSHTAQTHDTILLLHLANAADTNEKFDGIMAFELLHSLKKLCQISKPGVLVEVALVEVEEGKEKGQMIVEEAKRQGVSLLVLGQERKRLTWWQLGCSGGGGQGVGEVVVEYCIQNAACMTVAVRKKNSNGGGYLISTKLHKNFWLLA from the exons ATGTGTTCGAACTATGCAAGAATGTGTTTCGGGGTGTCTTCCCCTTCGAGCCCTCGATCGAAACCCAAGGGTAGATCTAAACGACATGATTCATGTGCCGTCAACACTAGTCTTGCTGTTGAAGAGCATTCAACAACAGACCTTCTGAACAGATATAGTAGCTTTAGCAAGGGTGAGTTGAGTGCTACGGAAGCCAGCCTGAACCATATGGTTGAAGAGTCTTCTGAGGACTCAAAATCTGAGGAATCGATTGGCAACAAGATAATGGTGGTTGTGGACTCGAGCCTGGAAGCTAAGGGAGCTCTTGAATGGGCACTATCCCACACTGCACAAACCCATGATACCAttttgcttcttcatcttgcTAATG CTGCAGACACAAATGAGAAGTTTGATGGTATAATGGCTTTTGAACTTCTTCACAGTTTGAAAAAACTTTGTCAAATCAGCAAGCCTGGG GTGCTAGTGGAGGTAGCATTGGTTGAAGTTGAAGAAGGGAAGGAAAAGGGTCAGATGATAGTGGAAGAAGCAAAGAGACAAGGGGTGTCTCTCCTTGTTCTTGGGCaagaaagaaagaggttgaCATGGTGGCAGCTAGGTTGTAGTGGGGGTGGAGGTCAGGGCGTTGGCGAGGTTGTGGTGGAGTACTGCATACAAAATGCTGCTTGCATGACGGTTGCAGTGAGGAAAAAGAACAGCAATGGGGGAGGCTACTTGATCAGCACCAAGCTTCACAAGAATTTCTGGCTTCTAGCTTGA